One genomic region from Erythrobacter mangrovi encodes:
- a CDS encoding alpha/beta fold hydrolase yields MMEAGGRTLRVATWRLDEQSDHPPILFFNGIGANIEAVAPLAEQLPERGFVMFDMPGTGESPDPTVPYNPFTMSWAAKQILEQLGLEDVDVMGVSWGGAMAQHFALQYPKATRRLVLVATTAGMLMVPGNPAALTKMANPRRYIDPNFMNEHFQTLYGGIDRDGAEHQKDSHIGRLKPPSPRGYFYQILAMLGWTSLPALPFLGKETLVMMGDEDQIVPLINGRILASAIPNAQLEVFRGGGHLFLLTHADEAIASLRKFLDAPATDAELARAA; encoded by the coding sequence ATGATGGAGGCAGGCGGACGCACATTGCGTGTCGCCACGTGGCGCCTGGACGAACAGTCGGACCATCCGCCAATCCTGTTCTTCAACGGTATCGGCGCTAATATCGAGGCGGTTGCCCCGCTGGCGGAGCAACTGCCGGAACGTGGCTTCGTCATGTTCGACATGCCCGGGACCGGCGAGAGCCCCGACCCGACGGTGCCCTATAACCCCTTTACAATGAGCTGGGCTGCCAAGCAGATACTCGAGCAGCTGGGCCTTGAGGACGTCGACGTCATGGGCGTGTCCTGGGGCGGTGCGATGGCCCAGCACTTCGCGCTCCAGTATCCCAAAGCCACCCGCCGGCTCGTGCTCGTGGCGACGACCGCCGGCATGCTGATGGTCCCGGGCAATCCGGCGGCGCTGACCAAGATGGCCAACCCGCGGCGCTACATCGATCCCAATTTTATGAACGAGCATTTCCAGACGCTCTATGGCGGGATTGATCGCGACGGTGCCGAGCACCAGAAGGACAGCCACATCGGCCGGCTTAAGCCACCCAGTCCACGCGGCTATTTCTACCAGATTCTGGCCATGCTGGGCTGGACCAGCCTGCCCGCCCTGCCGTTCCTCGGCAAGGAGACGCTGGTGATGATGGGCGATGAAGATCAGATCGTGCCGCTGATCAATGGCCGTATCCTGGCTTCCGCCATTCCCAATGCACAGCTCGAGGTCTTCCGCGGGGGCGGGCACCTATTCCTTTTGACCCATGCGGACGAAGCAATCGCATCGCTGAGGAAATTCCTCGATGCGCCGGCCACCGACGCGGAGCTGGCGCGAGCTGCCTGA